One genomic segment of Hippoglossus hippoglossus isolate fHipHip1 chromosome 22, fHipHip1.pri, whole genome shotgun sequence includes these proteins:
- the rpia gene encoding ribose-5-phosphate isomerase produces the protein MRLRGWVSSSCHLAAGLRSARRKQAGSLFSFSQKHVRLLGHSAADATDSTTTDTNHNFNHNSDSNMAEEAKKLAANAAVNNHVQNNQVVGVGSGSTIVYAVDRLAERVRQEKLNIVCVPTSFQARQLILKHGLTLSDLDRHPELDVAIDGADEVDADLTLIKGGGGCLTQEKIIAGCAKHFVVIADYRKDSEALGQQWKKGVPIEVIPMAYVPVSRTIARRFGGEANLRMAVSKAGPVVTDNSNFILDWKFEHAQNWKEVNTAIKMIPGVVETGLFVGMAERAYFGMEDGSVQVRDPPVN, from the exons ATGAGGCTCCGGGGCtgggtctcctcctcctgtcaccTCGCTGCAGGTCTCCGCTCCGCCCGGAGGAAACAGGCGGGGTCTCTGTTTTCCTTCAGCCAGAAACACGTGCGTCTCCTCGGTCACTCTGCTGCCGACGCCACCGACAGCACCACCACCGACACTAACCACAACTTTAACCACAACTCTGACAGCAACATGGCCGAGGAGGCGAAGAAACTGGCCGCTAACGCCGCAGTAAACAACCACGTGCAG AACAACCAGGTGGTCGGGGTGGGCAGCGGGTCGACCATCGTCTACGCTGTGGACAGACTGG cGGAGCGAGTGCGTCAGGAGAAACTCAACATCGTGTGTGTGCCCACGTCCTTCCAG gCTCGTCAGCTGATCCTGAAGCACGGCCTCACGCTGTCGGACCTGGACAGACACCCAGAG ttggACGTAGCGATCGACGGAGCAGATGAAGTGGACGCAGACCTGACGTTGATCAAAGGTGGAGG cgGCTGCCTGACTCAGGAGAAGATCATCGCCGGCTGTGCTAAACATTTCGTTGTAATCGCTGACTACAG GAAAGACTCCGAGGCTTTGGGCCAACAGTGGAAGAAGGGGGTTCCTATTGAAGTGATCCCGATGGCGTACGTCCCCGTCTCCAGGACGATAGCCAGACGCTTCGGAGGGGAGGCCAACCTGCGGATGGCCGTCAGCAAAGCA GGTCCTGTGGTCACCGACAACAGCAACTTCATCCTGGACTGGAAGTTTGAACACGCTCAGAACTGGAAGGAGGTCAACACTGCGATCAAGATGATTCCAG gtgtggtGGAGACGGGCCTCTTCGTGGGCATGGCTGAACGAGCCTACTTTGGGATGGAGGACGGAAGCGTGCAGGTTCGTGATCCTCCCGTCAACTGA